Genomic window (Gemmatimonadota bacterium):
ATGTCAACGAAGGCCGGTTCATCCGGAGCAATATCGAAATGGCCCTGGGACCCGAATCGGAATGCGTGGGAGGCTGCGTACCCCTGAACCTCTTCGGCGGTCCTGGTACGATCACCGAAGATATGCTGAAGTACATCCAGTATACCGGTATTGCAAGAGGCTATACAACGCAGAGAATACTGCAGTACAACCTGACCGGCGACCTGTACGATCTGCCGGCGGGGCCCCTTGCCGTTGCCGTAGGGGCATCGTCCCGGTGGGAAGCGGGCGGCGCGATTCCCGATCCCATTACCGCGACGGGCAACACCACGGGCAACAAGGAAGAAGCAACCGAGGGCGATTACTCGGTCCGCGCGGTCTACGCCGAGACCAGCATACCGGTTTACCAGAACGACATGGGCGGCCTGGACATTACGGCCGCCGGGCGGCTGTTCGACTACGACACCTTCGGGTCGGATTTCACGTACGAAGCAGGCGCCCGACTCGAACTGCCTCGAGGCCTGGCCCTCCGGTCGACCTTCTCGAAGGCCTTCCGGGCTCCAAGCATCGCCGAAATGTTTCTGGGCCAGAGCGACAGCTTTCCGCTGGTCAGCGATCCCTGCAGTGTCGTGGACGAAGCCGGCAATCCGCGCAACCTGACCTCGCAGCAGATGCGCAATTGCGCGTCCGCGGGGGTCCCCGGGAATTTCGAGGACACCCGGGCGCAGCTCAGGGCCAGAGTCGGCGGATCCACCGATCTCGATCCCGAGCGTGCCAACACGATGACGGCCGGTGTGGTATATCAGCCCGAGTTCATCGACAACCTGGATATCGCGGTCAGTTACTACGCCACCAAGATCGAGGATGAAATCGGCGCACTCGGCGCGGGCCTGATCCTGAGCAATTGCTACTCCCAGGACAACCCGACGGACTGTGACAAGGTCCAGCGTGACGCGAACAACCTGATCACCAATATCTTCTCGACCGCCACCAACATCGGCGAGACGGAAACCAACGGGCTGGACATCGAGCTGAATTACATCGACGACACGCCCCTCGGTCTGCTCTCGGCGCGGGTCGAGTCCAACATGCTCTTCGCCTACGACGTGTACCTGCCCGTTCCGGGCGGTTTCGAGCTGGTCGAAGGCAAGGGTTACTACGACCTGGGCGTGTTCCCGACCTGGCGGCACAACGCCAATGTCGGGCTGAAGTGGGGCCGGACGTCGGCGGGTGTGAGCTGGCAGTACACCGGCGGATTCCAGGAGTGCGAGGACGACGACTGCAAGGGCCTGTACCGCGACGACGTGGATACGACCCCGACGGTCCGGGAGGTGGACGCGAACCACCTCTTCGGCATCCAGGGGTCCTACCGGCTGTTCTCCGGGGCCGGAAGCTCCGTGATCACGGTTGGAATCAACAATGTGTTCGACTCGGCGCCCGCGGTGATCTTCAACGGGTTCCTGGGCACGTCGGACGCTTCGACGTACGACTACCTGGGCAGGTACATGTACATCAGGCTGTCCCACTACCTGTAGGCTGAACGTACGGTAAACAGACGGGTCCCGGTATTGATCGACGGACGTACACGAATATGGCTGTTGGCGGCGTGTTTATTCGTGGCGCCCACCAGTACCGGGATCCTCGCCCAGGACGCGGACGACCCGGACTCCGTCCGAATCGAATACGTCTTCGACGAACTGACGGTGACCGGGTCCAGGATCCGGGGCGAGGCGGAAGGTTCGACGGCCCCGGTGGTCATCCTGGCTCGCGAGGCGATCCGGTCCAGGGGGCTCGCCTCCGTGGGCGACGTCCTCCAGTCGCTCACAGTCCAATCCAACGCCACCAACACCCAGGCGAACTACCAGGGCGACGGGGCCACCCGCATCAGCCTCCGCGGACTCGGCGCCCACAGGACACTGGTCCTGGTCAATGGCCGCAGATTCGTGCCCGGCGGCCTCGGCGCGGACGCCGCGGTCGATCTCAATGCCCTCCCTTCCACTGTAATCGAACGGATTGAAGTACTCAAGGACGGCGCCTCCGCGGTCTACGGTTCCGACGCCGTGGGCGGGGTCGTCAACGTCATCACGCGGTCGGACCTGGACGGCGTGGAATTCGAGGCCTACCAGGGCGTATCGGGCGCGGGGGACGGCGCGGCCATAGACCTGGCTTTTTCCGCGGGGCTTGAAAGAGACCAGAGCAACATCCTGTTCTCCGCCGGATACCACGACCAGCGACCGGTCTGGACCTACGAACGAGATTTCA
Coding sequences:
- a CDS encoding TonB-dependent receptor plug domain-containing protein, with the translated sequence MIHRKYLSWLTIGLFALVSTDAMAQQDQELEGVDFVAEEVTVTGSRIRGEAAESTAPVVILAKTEIQEKGLASIGDVLQTLTVQSNAINTQANNGGDGSTRISLRGLGSTRTLVLVNGRRFVPGGTGANSSVDLNSIPASVIDRIEVLKDGASAVYGSDAIGGVVNIITRSDLEGVEFEYYQGVSGAGDGDVIDASVTAGLRSGRGSILFSAGYHNRKPVWTGDRDFSEADKSYDWGANDGTFTTSGSSATPEGTIIDRLRQEGNAAWQAIVQRAGENAGFYFNAPSGGWRPFNSAGNSLDGTGDLYNYQPENYLYTPQTRYSAFLSGNYLFNDNLTGFFEVSYTNRQSDQKLAPTPLFIISEGISVSAENQYNEFGRDFIDVRRRFVEASNRNFLQDLDTYRIVLGLDHEFRGFAGDLAFTYGRTSGTNVNEGRFIRSNIEMALGPESECVGGCVPLNLFGGPGTITEDMLKYIQYTGIARGYTTQRILQYNLTGDLYDLPAGPLAVAVGASSRWEAGGAIPDPITATGNTTGNKEEATEGDYSVRAVYAETSIPVYQNDMGGLDITAAGRLFDYDTFGSDFTYEAGARLELPRGLALRSTFSKAFRAPSIAEMFLGQSDSFPLVSDPCSVVDEAGNPRNLTSQQMRNCASAGVPGNFEDTRAQLRARVGGSTDLDPERANTMTAGVVYQPEFIDNLDIAVSYYATKIEDEIGALGAGLILSNCYSQDNPTDCDKVQRDANNLITNIFSTATNIGETETNGLDIELNYIDDTPLGLLSARVESNMLFAYDVYLPVPGGFELVEGKGYYDLGVFPTWRHNANVGLKWGRTSAGVSWQYTGGFQECEDDDCKGLYRDDVDTTPTVREVDANHLFGIQGSYRLFSGAGSSVITVGINNVFDSAPAVIFNGFLGTSDASTYDYLGRYMYIRLSHYL